Proteins co-encoded in one Leptodactylus fuscus isolate aLepFus1 chromosome 4, aLepFus1.hap2, whole genome shotgun sequence genomic window:
- the PRTFDC1 gene encoding phosphoribosyltransferase domain-containing protein 1, producing the protein MDNNFPQLSHPPGRGLVISDNWTGYNLNVFSLPSHYCEDLECVFIPHGVIVDRIERLANDIMKDIGDNHITVLCVLKGGYKFCADLVEQIKNLSRNSERFISMRVDFIRLRSYCNDKSTEDLQIIGGEDLSKLTGKNVLIVEDVIGTGRTMEALLSHLEKYNPNMVKVASLLVKRSANNKYRPDYIGFEIPNIFVVGYALDYNEHFRDLHHICVINEKGKEKYKV; encoded by the exons ATGGACAACAACTTTCCCCAGCTTTCACATCCCCCAGGCCGTGGTTTGGTG ATTTCTGACAACTGGACTGGATATAACTTGAATGTCTTCTCCTTGCCCAGCCACTACTGTGAAGATCTAGAATGTGTCTTCATACCACATGGAGTCATAGTTGACAG AATCGAACGCTTGGCCAATGATATCATGAAGGACATTGGAGACAATCACATCACCGTCCTGTGTGTGCTGAAAGGGGGCTACAAATTTTGTGCCGATCTCGTAGAACAAATCAAAAACCTGAGCCGGAATTCAGAAAGGTTTATCTCTATGAGAGTCGACTTCATCAGGCTGAGAAGTTACTGC AATGACAAGTCTACCGAAGACCTGCAGATAATCGGAGGGGAGGACCTGTCGAAACTGACGGGAAAG AATGTTCTGATTGTAGAG GACGTTATAGGAACTGGAAGAACAATGGAGGCTCTGCTAAGTCACTTGGAGAAGTACAATCCAAACATGGTGAAAGTCGCAAG CTTGTTGGTGAAACGATCGGCAAATAATAAGTACAGACCGGACT acatTGGATTTGAGATTCCCAATATATTTGTGGTTGGTTATGCCCTGGACTACAATGAACACTTCCGAGACCTTCAT